A window of the Symbiobacterium terraclitae genome harbors these coding sequences:
- a CDS encoding RNA polymerase sigma factor: protein MEEREAVRRCRGGDREAFGHLVREHQAAVLALCLRMTGSREDAADAAQQAFLQAYRRLETYDPAQPFRPWLMKIAANECIALLRRRGRQPESGDESALERAAAPGPDAPALVELAEDREAVRRAVTALPPPYRTAVIQYYFEGLSYQQMAERSGLPTGTIATHLHRAKQMLRRILSEREVTVHHAP from the coding sequence TTGGAGGAGCGAGAGGCCGTCCGCCGGTGTCGCGGCGGCGACCGGGAGGCCTTTGGGCACCTGGTCCGGGAGCACCAGGCTGCCGTCCTGGCCCTCTGCCTCCGCATGACCGGAAGCCGCGAGGACGCTGCCGACGCCGCCCAGCAGGCCTTCCTCCAGGCCTACCGCCGGCTGGAGACGTACGACCCCGCCCAGCCCTTCCGCCCCTGGCTCATGAAGATCGCCGCCAACGAGTGCATCGCACTCCTTCGTCGCCGAGGCCGCCAGCCGGAGTCCGGCGATGAGTCGGCGCTGGAGCGGGCGGCGGCTCCCGGACCGGACGCCCCCGCGCTGGTGGAGCTGGCCGAGGACCGGGAGGCGGTGCGCAGGGCGGTGACGGCGCTGCCCCCGCCGTACCGGACCGCAGTCATCCAGTACTACTTCGAGGGGCTCAGCTACCAGCAGATGGCCGAGCGGTCGGGCCTGCCCACCGGCACCATCGCCACCCATCTGCACCGTGCGAAGCAGATGCTCAGGCGGATCCTGAGCGAGCGGGAGGTGACGGTGCACCATGCACCCTGA
- a CDS encoding tautomerase family protein has protein sequence MPFVTVDHLAGVEPEVRRRLQQRVAQTVVDTIGAPPENVRVFTRAFSPEDIYRGDGEVAGALPMIRVELMAGRSLELKRALMVGLARTAAEILGVDVAQIRTVLYENPPHHFCFGESPRG, from the coding sequence ATGCCGTTCGTCACCGTGGACCACCTTGCAGGTGTGGAGCCGGAGGTCCGCCGCCGGCTGCAGCAGCGCGTTGCCCAGACCGTTGTCGACACGATCGGCGCACCGCCGGAAAACGTGCGCGTCTTCACCCGCGCCTTCTCCCCGGAGGACATCTACCGGGGCGACGGCGAGGTCGCCGGGGCCCTGCCCATGATCCGCGTCGAACTCATGGCCGGCCGTTCACTGGAGCTGAAGCGCGCCCTGATGGTGGGGCTGGCCAGGACGGCGGCCGAGATCCTGGGTGTCGACGTGGCGCAGATCCGGACGGTACTCTACGAGAACCCGCCGCACCACTTCTGCTTCGGCGAGTCACCCCGCGGGTAG
- a CDS encoding ABC transporter permease, which yields MRAMAFAARNNKELVRDPLTLLFGVGFPLALLLLISTLQKSVPNEAFRIELFAPGMAVFSLSFIALFAGMLIARDRSSSLLMRLFASPLTAADYILGYAAPILPLAVAQSAVCFAVAFLLGLPVNAGVLVALAVLVPVGAMFTGVGLLMGALFSEKQVAPFSSILVNAATLLGGTWFPLDMLGGTLKTISYALPFAHAVDLTRAALAGDVTSALPHLWWVLGYGAVAFAAAVAVFRARMRSGEA from the coding sequence ATGCGGGCCATGGCCTTCGCCGCTCGGAACAACAAGGAACTGGTGCGGGACCCGCTGACGCTGCTGTTCGGGGTGGGCTTCCCGCTGGCGCTGCTGCTCCTGATCTCGACCCTGCAGAAGAGCGTGCCCAACGAGGCTTTCCGGATCGAGCTGTTCGCGCCGGGCATGGCCGTCTTCAGCCTCTCGTTCATCGCGCTGTTCGCCGGCATGCTCATCGCCCGGGACCGGAGCAGTTCCCTCCTCATGCGGCTCTTCGCCTCGCCCCTCACCGCGGCCGACTACATCCTCGGCTACGCGGCGCCCATCCTGCCGCTGGCCGTCGCGCAGAGCGCCGTCTGCTTCGCCGTGGCGTTTCTCCTCGGGCTGCCGGTGAACGCCGGCGTGCTGGTGGCGCTGGCCGTCCTGGTTCCGGTGGGCGCCATGTTCACCGGGGTGGGGCTCCTCATGGGGGCGCTGTTCAGCGAGAAGCAGGTGGCCCCCTTCAGCTCCATCCTGGTGAACGCGGCCACGCTGCTGGGCGGAACCTGGTTCCCTTTGGACATGCTGGGCGGTACGCTGAAGACGATCAGCTACGCACTGCCGTTCGCCCACGCGGTGGACCTGACCCGGGCTGCGCTGGCCGGCGACGTGACCTCCGCCCTGCCGCACCTCTGGTGGGTGCTGGGCTACGGGGCCGTCGCATTCGCCGCAGCCGTGGCGGTCTTCCGGGCCCGAATGCGCAGCGGGGAGGCGTAG
- a CDS encoding zf-HC2 domain-containing protein — protein MHPETERLHLYLSGALDPAERRDVEAHLAGCGECAQALAELAAEDAALAGALGLDPAEAAWVESVDLVEPVMAQIACSPRSTPVLVLVAALLSLAGYLGGSLWTHLLDLLPEPGIGSFIALVRTAGPAALRLVLWLGEGGLLAALWPLFVAGAAIGLGYVLTKGEEKRYA, from the coding sequence ATGCACCCTGAGACGGAGCGGCTTCACCTGTACCTGAGCGGAGCCCTCGACCCCGCTGAGCGGCGGGACGTGGAGGCCCATCTGGCCGGCTGCGGCGAGTGCGCGCAGGCGCTGGCGGAGCTGGCGGCGGAGGACGCAGCGCTGGCCGGCGCGCTGGGCCTCGATCCCGCCGAGGCGGCGTGGGTCGAGTCCGTGGACCTGGTGGAGCCCGTGATGGCGCAGATCGCCTGCTCCCCCCGGTCCACCCCCGTGCTGGTGCTGGTCGCCGCGCTCCTCAGCCTGGCCGGCTACCTGGGCGGAAGCCTGTGGACCCATCTCCTGGATCTTCTGCCGGAGCCGGGCATCGGGAGCTTCATCGCCCTCGTCCGCACGGCCGGTCCGGCGGCGCTGCGCCTGGTGCTCTGGCTGGGAGAGGGCGGGCTGCTGGCCGCCCTCTGGCCCCTGTTCGTCGCCGGCGCCGCAATCGGACTCGGGTACGTGCTCACGAAAGGGGAGGAAAAGCGGTATGCGTAG
- a CDS encoding copper amine oxidase N-terminal domain-containing protein has protein sequence MRIARVWLLFLALALLMGSTAPVRASAPPISAVWIAGNYYPGGELGEMVGDYAVLHSRRVLEALGFWVNWSPEDGSKTVWGGYLTEPVVFRPGEKQVTVGDQIFALPVAPYVKDGKMYAPLELFRAMGLRVEWVSATREVEITPPPYSQVEPFGPAGTLFTGLGQDEEGRLYLIVGDSSPSAWQSSDRGATWEPLDVKGDGEWLAELVAADQNPAGATYPGAYQVVSSPDDPSWAWALLQGAVMVSQDGGQTWQKAADPWPVNPEKWPDMRLVPGVGREVFLLTGDRGVLYSPTGGGQWFKVTGYWPDAQVRDALVVDGRLFLATTAGGVIIPQRIPQAAKALPRLAPKAIDWGGNLTGAFESAGRIWLDPEREGFVYALLSAEGSQGIYRTADGGATWAPVPGIAVEGWWSGFFHHPTESGHYGYQRMDGIWVTRDDGATWHHIAREATLRTLMGNLMFLPSGRVMGNTDGLGGSHLYYSDDLRTLVSAEGAPPWHITSIVANPAVPGTLYACDWSDGRFCLTSTDDGATWQPLAAQPPAEAGPPFRLSWGASAPDELIAGRFVTRDGGQTWEPLPFFQEGDRVREIVFHPGDPQHRVALLETDQGIQVLVTHDGGQSWASIGHPPGAPNIQSVAIDRAGNLWVSEHAGVWRIPAGSW, from the coding sequence ATGCGGATCGCGCGCGTCTGGCTGCTGTTTCTGGCCCTCGCCCTGCTCATGGGCAGCACCGCCCCGGTCCGGGCGTCGGCGCCGCCCATCAGCGCCGTGTGGATCGCCGGCAACTACTACCCGGGCGGGGAGCTCGGGGAGATGGTGGGCGACTACGCCGTGCTGCACTCGCGCAGGGTGCTGGAGGCGCTGGGATTCTGGGTCAACTGGTCGCCGGAGGACGGCTCCAAGACCGTCTGGGGCGGATACCTGACCGAACCCGTCGTCTTCCGTCCCGGCGAGAAGCAGGTTACCGTGGGCGACCAGATCTTCGCCCTGCCCGTTGCGCCCTACGTCAAGGACGGGAAGATGTACGCCCCGCTGGAGCTGTTCCGGGCCATGGGCCTGCGGGTGGAGTGGGTCTCGGCCACCCGGGAGGTGGAGATCACCCCGCCGCCCTACAGCCAGGTGGAGCCCTTCGGGCCGGCCGGCACCCTCTTCACCGGCCTCGGCCAGGACGAGGAGGGGCGGCTCTACCTGATCGTCGGCGACTCCTCCCCGTCGGCCTGGCAAAGCAGCGACCGGGGCGCCACCTGGGAGCCGCTGGACGTGAAGGGCGACGGCGAGTGGCTGGCCGAGCTGGTCGCGGCCGATCAGAACCCGGCTGGTGCGACCTATCCCGGCGCCTACCAGGTGGTCTCCAGCCCCGACGATCCGTCGTGGGCCTGGGCCCTGCTGCAGGGGGCGGTCATGGTGAGCCAGGACGGCGGGCAGACCTGGCAGAAGGCCGCCGACCCCTGGCCCGTCAACCCGGAGAAGTGGCCTGACATGCGGCTCGTGCCCGGCGTGGGGCGCGAGGTCTTCCTGCTCACCGGCGACCGGGGCGTGCTCTACTCGCCCACGGGCGGCGGCCAGTGGTTCAAGGTCACCGGCTACTGGCCGGACGCGCAGGTGCGGGACGCCCTCGTGGTCGACGGGCGGCTCTTCCTCGCCACCACCGCCGGCGGGGTGATCATCCCGCAGCGCATCCCGCAGGCGGCGAAGGCGCTGCCGCGGCTCGCCCCGAAGGCCATCGACTGGGGCGGTAACCTGACCGGCGCGTTTGAGTCGGCCGGCCGCATCTGGCTGGATCCGGAGCGGGAAGGGTTCGTCTACGCCCTCCTGTCAGCCGAGGGCAGCCAGGGCATCTACCGCACCGCCGACGGCGGCGCCACCTGGGCGCCGGTTCCCGGCATCGCGGTGGAGGGGTGGTGGTCCGGGTTCTTCCACCACCCGACCGAGTCCGGCCACTACGGGTACCAGCGGATGGACGGCATCTGGGTGACGCGGGACGACGGGGCCACCTGGCACCACATCGCACGCGAGGCCACCCTGCGGACCCTGATGGGGAATCTCATGTTCCTTCCCTCCGGCCGGGTCATGGGCAACACCGACGGCCTGGGCGGCAGCCACCTCTACTACTCGGATGACCTCCGGACCCTGGTGTCGGCGGAGGGCGCTCCCCCCTGGCACATCACCAGCATCGTCGCCAACCCGGCCGTCCCCGGCACGCTCTACGCCTGCGACTGGTCCGACGGCAGGTTCTGCCTGACCTCGACCGACGACGGCGCCACGTGGCAGCCGCTGGCCGCGCAGCCGCCCGCGGAGGCCGGTCCGCCATTCCGCCTGAGCTGGGGTGCCTCTGCGCCCGACGAGCTCATCGCCGGCCGGTTTGTGACCCGGGACGGCGGGCAGACCTGGGAGCCGCTGCCCTTCTTCCAGGAGGGAGACCGGGTGCGGGAGATCGTCTTCCACCCGGGCGACCCGCAGCACCGGGTTGCCCTGCTGGAGACGGACCAGGGCATCCAGGTGCTCGTGACCCACGACGGCGGCCAGAGCTGGGCATCCATCGGCCACCCCCCCGGGGCGCCCAACATCCAGTCCGTAGCGATCGACCGGGCGGGCAACCTCTGGGTTAGCGAACACGCCGGCGTCTGGCGAATCCCCGCCGGCAGTTGGTAA